A single genomic interval of Electrophorus electricus isolate fEleEle1 chromosome 2, fEleEle1.pri, whole genome shotgun sequence harbors:
- the kcnj11 gene encoding ATP-sensitive inward rectifier potassium channel 11 produces the protein MLSRKGLIPDDYVLTRLAEDVLQPKFKAKQRKARFVAKNGACNVAHTNIREQGRFLQDVFTTLVDLKWLHTLLIFTMSFLCSWLLFGMIWWLIAFAHGDLDVKDDDFVPCVTDIHSFSSAFLFSIEVQVTIGFGGRMITEECVSAIVMLIIQNIVGLVINAIMLGCIFMKTAQAHRRAETLIFSKHAVISVRNNKLCFMIRVGDLRKSMIISAAIRMQVVRRTTMDDGEVVPLDQIDITMDNPVGTNGIFLVSPLIISHVIEKSSPLYELSAVDLQHDDIEVVVILEGVVETTGITTQARTSYVSEEILWGQRFVPTVSEEDGMYAVDYSKFGNTVRVPTPSCSARKIDEGGGMAQLKMKDAASMRSPVRIRLRQPSTIHE, from the coding sequence ATGTTGTCCAGGAAAGGACTTATTCCTGACGACTACGTGCTGACTCGCTTGGCGGAGGATGTGCTGCAGCCCAAATTCAAGGCGAAGCAGAGGAAGGCACGGTTCGTGGCAAAGAACGGAGCCTGCAATGTAGCTCACACAAATATTCGCGAACAAGGACGGTTTCTGCAAGACGTTTTCACCACACTCGTAGACCTAAAATGGCTTCATACTCTTCTTATATTTACCATGTCTTTCCTCTGCAGTTGGCTTTTGTTTGGCATGATTTGGTGGCTCATTGCTTTCGCGCACGGAGACCTGGACGTGAAAGATGACGACTTTGTCCCGTGCGTTACGGACATCCACTCGTTTTCTTCCGCGTTTCTGTTCTCAATCGAGGTCCAGGTGACTATAGGATTTGGTGGGCGAATGATTACAGAGGAATGCGTGTCCGCTATCGTAATGTTGATAATCCAAAATATAGTAGGTCTTGTCATTAACGCAATCATGCTAGGGTGCATCTTCATGAAAACGGCGCAGGCTCACCGACGGGCGGAGACACTGATTTTCAGTAAACACGCAGTGATTTCAGTAAGAAACAACAAGCTGTGTTTTATGATCCGCGTCGGTGACCTTCGCAAGAGCATGATCATTAGCGCCGCGATACGGATGCAGGTGGTGCGGAGGACCACCATGGACGACGGCGAAGTGGTCCCTCTAGACCAGATTGACATTACCATGGACAACCCTGTCGGCACCAACGGCATTTTCTTGGTTTCTCCGCTCATCATTAGTCACGTCATCGAAAAAAGCAGCCCGCTGTACGAGCTGTCTGCCGTCGACCTGCAGCACGACGACATCGAGGTCGTGGTCATCCTCGAGGGAGTGGTGGAGACAACCGGGATCACCACCCAAGCCCGGACGTCCTACGTGTCCGAGGAGATCCTGTGGGGGCAGCGCTTCGTGCCGACCGTATCCGAGGAAGACGGCATGTACGCCGTAGACTACTCGAAGTTCGGAAATACCGTCAGAGTGCCAACTCCGAGTTGCAGTGCGCGAAAAATAGACGAAGGAGGAGGCATGGCGCAACTTAAAATGAAAGATGCCGCTTCTATGAGGTCCCCGGTGCGTATACGATTAAGACAGCCAAGTACCATCCATGAGTGA